A genome region from Chengkuizengella sp. SCS-71B includes the following:
- a CDS encoding phage tail tape measure protein, translating to MEEVGALKVNLGLDSAEFTKSITDINRKLKAVESEFKVASTSVDGFGSSVDDLKVISDNLSTKLQLQSEKVRTLRDKYEESVKTKGKEARETENLLIRYNKTVSAMNSTRKELDKVNAKIEDQTNTWKKLKKHMDEVSNSLKKAGSSLGSIGKDLSLKLTAPISAMATGIVVAGANFEEAMSKVKAISVATENDVLKLKNQAKELGSTTKFSATEAAEGMQFLSMAGFETQEILSSMPGLLDLAAAGALDLGAAADITSNIMSAFAIEASQTGHVSDVIAKAASSANTSVEQLGEAMVYLAPSAQSLGWSIEESTAAVMSLSDAGIQGQKAGAAFSTSLTRLAKPTGKMSGLMEVLSLNFFDTEGKMKPLPDLVGDLQNATHEMSEEQKAATLATIFGSEAYKHWAVLLEAGSNTLGKNTQMLINADGAARKMAETMSDNTKGGFKEFQSALEGLAITLSDYILPHINKVLESVTNMIRKFGEMDSGTQKLILVLGGIAAAIGPILVIIGTLVSSIGSILSVITPAISAIGGAGGFSAVLAAITGPIGIAVAAIAGLIAIFVTLYKKNETFRDGVKKIWDRIKSAFSTALGFISYIVRQVMGAVTGFFNEQLEKIKGFWDENGESIMEIVNVFTTYISEAIEVAMSYIQAVFQTVWPIIKGIVEIAWEGIKLTINNVTDIIMGIIQTFIKLFQGDWEGAWETVKETFWNVWDNINEYFSGLGDTLFEMGKDAIQGFIDGIGGLKDKVIEKAKELAETLPNWVKDLLGINSPSRVMRELGEWAGKGFVDGIGNTQEDIEDQGELLSKAIIPDILGPVKITEKNLKKLESIVEGSAEDRYKNIKKWVDQEVKLEQLTLTEEAAIWSEATRLFKEGTDERILAEQNVFDVRKEIYSKLNTASEAFLKQTQEINTNIEEEEQRLNEVYEKAVKERSKSIYDFKGLFEEVVTTADITGKELIKNLEGQVNHLETWSDNIGQLVKRGIDEGLLEELRQMGPNAAPEIAALLNLTNEELVKYEALWKEKSSLARKQAHAELSGLRSDTELQIQQLHYTSSQQLEGVRNEFALKVKEIRGGTNTTFAGLREDTALNLQQLNVKTSEQLSHLKGEFATKTQEIRNQTKTEFVVLKDQLPDAGRDAMRGLIEGMNAMKSSVMRTAREIARSVKNEIQDALDINSPSRVMMDVGKWIPIGLAEGMERNMNAVIGATNNMAQATIPRGPNFGQSQQISNATNKNFSTNVTNHFHMPVDSPAQVARKQQQSLRQLALEWG from the coding sequence ATGGAAGAAGTAGGAGCGCTGAAGGTTAATCTTGGATTGGATAGTGCTGAATTTACAAAAAGTATTACAGACATAAATAGAAAATTAAAAGCTGTAGAAAGCGAATTTAAGGTTGCAAGTACGAGTGTAGATGGGTTTGGATCAAGTGTTGATGACTTGAAAGTTATATCGGATAATCTTTCTACCAAACTTCAATTGCAGTCTGAAAAAGTAAGAACTCTTCGTGATAAATACGAAGAAAGCGTAAAGACAAAGGGAAAAGAAGCTAGAGAAACTGAAAATCTTCTAATTCGATATAACAAAACCGTTTCTGCCATGAACAGCACTCGAAAAGAATTAGATAAAGTTAATGCAAAGATCGAAGACCAAACCAACACATGGAAAAAATTAAAGAAACATATGGATGAAGTATCGAACTCTCTAAAAAAAGCAGGAAGTTCATTGGGCAGTATTGGCAAAGATTTATCGCTAAAACTAACGGCTCCCATTTCAGCTATGGCTACTGGCATCGTAGTAGCAGGTGCGAATTTTGAAGAAGCAATGTCAAAAGTAAAAGCGATATCTGTAGCGACTGAAAATGATGTATTGAAACTTAAAAACCAAGCAAAAGAATTGGGGTCAACCACTAAATTTTCAGCTACAGAGGCAGCGGAAGGTATGCAGTTTTTATCGATGGCCGGATTTGAAACACAGGAGATACTATCGTCTATGCCTGGGCTACTCGATCTTGCAGCAGCCGGTGCCTTAGATTTAGGTGCTGCCGCAGATATAACGTCAAATATCATGAGTGCTTTTGCAATAGAAGCATCTCAAACGGGACATGTTTCAGATGTAATCGCAAAAGCAGCATCATCAGCCAATACGAGTGTTGAACAACTAGGTGAAGCCATGGTTTATCTAGCTCCGTCTGCACAATCACTTGGATGGTCGATTGAGGAATCCACAGCCGCAGTCATGTCACTTTCGGATGCAGGGATTCAAGGACAAAAAGCAGGTGCTGCATTTTCAACCAGCTTAACGCGTTTAGCAAAACCAACTGGAAAAATGTCTGGGTTAATGGAAGTATTAAGTTTGAACTTTTTTGATACTGAAGGAAAGATGAAACCACTTCCTGATTTAGTTGGAGATTTGCAGAATGCAACCCATGAAATGAGTGAAGAACAAAAAGCAGCAACACTGGCTACGATTTTTGGTTCAGAAGCATATAAACATTGGGCGGTGTTACTTGAAGCAGGGTCAAATACCCTTGGTAAAAATACACAAATGCTGATTAACGCAGATGGTGCAGCTCGTAAAATGGCGGAGACCATGAGCGATAATACGAAGGGAGGATTTAAGGAATTTCAATCAGCTTTAGAAGGCCTAGCGATAACCCTTTCAGATTATATACTACCTCACATAAATAAGGTTTTAGAATCGGTAACGAATATGATTCGTAAATTTGGTGAAATGGACTCAGGGACACAAAAATTAATATTAGTTTTAGGTGGTATTGCGGCAGCTATAGGGCCTATTCTTGTCATAATAGGGACTTTAGTAAGTTCAATTGGATCTATTCTTTCGGTCATCACACCTGCTATTTCTGCTATTGGTGGTGCAGGAGGATTTTCTGCTGTATTAGCAGCAATCACAGGACCTATTGGTATTGCAGTGGCAGCCATAGCAGGATTGATTGCTATATTTGTAACCTTGTATAAAAAGAATGAAACCTTCAGAGATGGTGTAAAAAAAATATGGGATAGAATCAAGAGTGCTTTTAGTACAGCATTAGGATTTATAAGTTATATAGTTCGACAAGTCATGGGTGCGGTAACTGGATTTTTCAACGAACAACTTGAGAAAATAAAAGGCTTTTGGGATGAAAATGGCGAGAGTATTATGGAAATAGTTAATGTTTTCACTACTTATATCTCTGAGGCGATAGAAGTAGCCATGTCATATATCCAAGCAGTTTTTCAAACGGTCTGGCCCATCATCAAAGGCATTGTTGAAATAGCGTGGGAAGGTATTAAACTCACGATCAATAATGTCACTGATATTATTATGGGTATTATCCAAACCTTTATAAAGCTTTTTCAAGGGGATTGGGAAGGTGCTTGGGAAACTGTAAAGGAAACCTTTTGGAACGTATGGGATAACATCAATGAGTATTTTTCAGGGTTAGGTGACACTTTGTTTGAAATGGGAAAAGATGCTATTCAAGGGTTTATTGATGGGATTGGTGGCTTGAAAGATAAGGTGATCGAAAAGGCTAAAGAATTAGCTGAAACATTGCCGAATTGGGTTAAAGACCTTCTAGGAATTAACTCACCATCCAGAGTCATGAGAGAATTAGGAGAATGGGCAGGGAAAGGGTTTGTGGATGGCATTGGAAATACACAAGAGGATATTGAAGATCAAGGAGAGCTACTTTCTAAGGCCATTATTCCAGACATTTTAGGACCTGTTAAAATCACTGAAAAGAATTTAAAAAAGTTAGAATCCATTGTTGAGGGATCAGCCGAAGATAGATACAAAAACATTAAAAAATGGGTAGATCAAGAAGTCAAACTAGAACAGTTAACACTAACTGAAGAAGCTGCCATATGGAGTGAAGCGACAAGGCTTTTTAAAGAGGGTACAGATGAAAGAATACTAGCCGAACAAAATGTCTTTGATGTACGTAAAGAAATCTATTCAAAGTTAAATACAGCTAGTGAAGCGTTTTTAAAACAGACTCAAGAAATTAACACGAACATCGAAGAAGAAGAACAACGCTTAAATGAAGTATATGAAAAAGCAGTTAAAGAAAGATCCAAATCTATTTATGATTTCAAAGGGTTATTTGAAGAAGTAGTGACTACAGCAGATATTACAGGAAAAGAACTGATTAAAAATTTAGAAGGTCAAGTGAATCATTTAGAAACTTGGTCGGATAATATAGGCCAACTAGTCAAACGTGGAATAGATGAAGGACTCCTGGAAGAATTAAGACAAATGGGTCCCAATGCAGCACCAGAAATTGCAGCGTTATTGAATTTAACGAATGAAGAATTAGTCAAATACGAGGCATTGTGGAAAGAGAAGAGTAGTCTAGCAAGGAAACAAGCACATGCTGAACTGAGTGGTTTACGCTCTGATACAGAGTTACAGATCCAACAACTACATTATACATCTTCACAGCAGCTTGAAGGTGTGAGGAATGAATTTGCATTAAAGGTCAAAGAAATTCGTGGAGGTACTAACACAACATTTGCTGGTTTACGTGAGGATACAGCATTGAATCTACAGCAATTAAACGTAAAAACCTCTGAGCAATTAAGTCATTTGAAAGGTGAATTTGCAACCAAGACACAAGAGATCAGAAATCAAACAAAAACGGAATTTGTAGTTTTAAAAGATCAGTTACCTGATGCTGGACGTGATGCAATGAGAGGTTTGATTGAGGGGATGAATGCAATGAAATCTTCAGTGATGAGAACAGCTAGAGAAATAGCTAGATCCGTTAAAAATGAAATACAGGACGCTTTAGATATTAATAGTCCTTCAAGAGTCATGATGGATGTAGGTAAGTGGATTCCAATCGGTTTAGCTGAAGGGATGGAGCGCAATATGAACGCAGTGATTGGAGCAACAAACAACATGGCACAGGCTACCATTCCAAGAGGTCCTAATTTCGGTCAAAGTCAGCAAATATCTAATGCAACGAATAAAAATTTTAGCACGAATGTAACGAATCATTTTCATATGCCTGTAGATTCGCCTGCACAAGTGGCAAGGAAACAACAACAATCACTTAGACAACTCGCGTTAGAATGGGGGTAA
- a CDS encoding major tail protein yields the protein MSAIIIGLKNIHVAEMLTDNETETTYDTPKRLALAIEAKIKPNVNTATLYADDGPAATDSSLGEIEVELNIDSLSTEMQEFLLGHEVNAEGVLIKKSDDQAPYVALGFNSPTSDGQNQYVWLYKGKFELPEANYKTKGESIEYQTPTITGKFIKREFDNAWKATVMSGDAGVSATVITNWFTGVYKETA from the coding sequence ATGAGTGCAATTATTATTGGTTTAAAAAATATTCATGTTGCTGAAATGTTGACTGACAATGAAACTGAGACAACATATGATACTCCAAAAAGGCTTGCTTTAGCGATTGAAGCTAAAATAAAGCCTAATGTAAATACAGCTACTTTATATGCTGATGATGGTCCTGCAGCTACGGATAGTAGTTTAGGAGAAATTGAAGTTGAATTAAATATTGATTCTTTATCGACTGAAATGCAGGAATTTCTTTTAGGTCATGAAGTAAATGCTGAGGGAGTGTTGATTAAAAAGTCTGATGATCAAGCTCCTTATGTTGCTCTGGGGTTTAATTCACCTACAAGCGATGGACAAAATCAATATGTGTGGCTATATAAAGGGAAGTTTGAATTACCCGAAGCTAACTATAAAACAAAAGGGGAATCTATTGAATATCAAACTCCCACCATTACAGGTAAGTTCATTAAACGTGAATTTGACAACGCATGGAAAGCAACAGTGATGAGTGGGGATGCAGGTGTTAGTGCAACAGTGATTACGAATTGGTTTACTGGCGTATATAAAGAAACAGCGTAA
- a CDS encoding HK97-gp10 family putative phage morphogenesis protein, which yields MGFELTGMKDILKNLEKMGDQSQEVADEALKAGAEVLRAKMEELAPRSTLNKEHLADHIIISSIKDGKLDVGPHKDFFYAHFLEFGTSKMSAQPFVQPAFEACKDQIQQAMSSVIKSRLNL from the coding sequence ATGGGATTTGAGTTAACAGGAATGAAAGACATACTTAAAAATCTAGAAAAGATGGGGGATCAAAGTCAAGAGGTTGCAGATGAAGCTTTAAAAGCAGGAGCAGAGGTTCTAAGAGCAAAAATGGAAGAATTAGCACCACGATCTACTTTAAACAAAGAACATTTAGCAGATCATATCATTATCTCATCAATCAAAGATGGAAAGTTAGATGTGGGTCCTCATAAGGACTTTTTTTATGCTCATTTTTTAGAGTTTGGAACATCAAAGATGAGTGCTCAACCATTTGTGCAGCCAGCTTTTGAAGCTTGTAAAGACCAGATTCAACAAGCAATGTCGAGTGTAATTAAAAGTAGGTTAAATCTATGA
- a CDS encoding phage head closure protein, with translation MNPGQLNQRITIQKFDENAMNDNGFPLSDDDPKTWTDVKTVWAMIKTMKGKEFYQAASVHTENTVRFVIRYTRDEINTKMRVKLKEHYYDIESVTNDDMKNKTLTIIAKEVM, from the coding sequence ATGAACCCAGGACAATTAAATCAAAGGATTACCATTCAAAAATTTGATGAAAATGCAATGAATGATAACGGATTCCCTTTATCTGATGATGATCCTAAGACGTGGACAGATGTTAAAACGGTTTGGGCTATGATTAAAACAATGAAAGGAAAAGAATTTTATCAAGCTGCAAGTGTTCATACTGAAAATACAGTGAGATTTGTTATTCGTTACACTAGGGATGAAATAAATACAAAAATGAGAGTCAAACTTAAAGAGCACTATTATGACATTGAATCTGTTACAAATGACGACATGAAAAATAAAACTTTGACTATCATTGCAAAGGAAGTGATGTGA
- a CDS encoding head-tail connector protein: MLEELKKYLRIDGSEDDVTLTLLLEAAEEYLSNAGVPESESKLYKLAVLLYVALHYENRDPSQKMDKLNFAFQGIILQLKEWGENE, encoded by the coding sequence ATGCTTGAGGAATTAAAAAAATATCTAAGAATCGATGGGAGTGAGGATGACGTAACCCTCACTCTTTTACTTGAAGCTGCTGAAGAATATTTATCAAATGCTGGCGTTCCAGAGTCAGAGAGTAAATTATATAAATTAGCAGTCTTGTTGTACGTCGCACTTCATTATGAAAATCGTGATCCGAGTCAAAAGATGGATAAACTAAACTTTGCATTTCAAGGGATCATCTTACAATTAAAAGAATGGGGTGAAAATGAGTGA
- a CDS encoding phage major capsid protein, which yields MTLYELKASIATVGSELKKIEGDISAKAANPTVPIEDIQSLKSQKKDLKERFDLLQEQHDELEAEQKANLQARMKNNSSLNPGLESEDPKARLTGAKAELIRATMRKQSVSKDVFNALGDNDSTGGNKFLPKTVSNEILVEPFVKNQLRELSMITQIPNLEIPKLSFTLDDDDFINDEETAKELKADGDVVSFNRHKFKVLAGVSETVLNGTDTNLVSNVEMSLQSGVAAKEKKVAFATTPKAGEEHMSFYGVSIIEKEAGNMYEAITDAIADLHEDYRENATIVMRYQDYKNIIKELANGSATLFAAQPEQVLGKPVVFCDSAIHPVVGDFNYSHFNYDLDALYDRDKDVKTGIEQFVVTAWFDHQIKLKSAFRIAKIVPEA from the coding sequence ATGACATTATATGAATTGAAAGCCAGTATAGCGACAGTGGGAAGTGAGCTTAAAAAAATAGAGGGGGATATTTCAGCAAAGGCAGCCAACCCAACAGTGCCCATTGAAGATATTCAAAGTTTAAAAAGCCAAAAAAAGGACTTGAAAGAAAGATTTGACTTGTTACAAGAGCAACATGATGAGTTAGAAGCAGAGCAAAAAGCTAATTTACAAGCAAGAATGAAGAATAACTCATCTTTAAATCCAGGTTTAGAAAGTGAAGATCCAAAAGCCAGATTAACAGGTGCAAAAGCTGAATTAATTCGTGCAACTATGCGCAAGCAATCAGTTTCTAAAGATGTTTTTAATGCACTTGGAGATAACGATTCAACAGGTGGGAATAAGTTTTTGCCGAAAACAGTTTCCAATGAAATCTTAGTGGAACCCTTTGTTAAAAATCAACTACGTGAATTATCGATGATTACACAAATACCGAACTTAGAAATTCCTAAATTAAGCTTTACTTTAGATGATGATGATTTTATTAATGATGAAGAAACAGCAAAAGAGTTAAAAGCCGATGGAGATGTCGTTTCTTTTAATCGTCACAAATTTAAAGTATTGGCTGGGGTCTCTGAAACAGTTCTCAACGGTACGGATACGAATTTAGTATCCAATGTTGAAATGAGTTTACAATCAGGTGTTGCAGCTAAAGAGAAGAAAGTTGCTTTTGCTACAACACCAAAAGCAGGAGAAGAGCATATGTCTTTTTATGGCGTTTCCATTATTGAGAAGGAAGCAGGAAATATGTATGAGGCTATAACAGATGCGATTGCAGACCTTCATGAAGATTATCGAGAAAATGCAACGATTGTTATGCGTTATCAAGATTACAAAAACATTATAAAAGAGCTTGCTAATGGAAGTGCTACTTTATTTGCTGCACAACCTGAACAGGTTCTCGGAAAGCCAGTGGTATTTTGTGACTCCGCCATTCATCCAGTAGTAGGAGATTTTAATTATTCGCATTTCAATTATGATTTAGATGCACTTTATGATAGAGATAAAGATGTAAAAACGGGCATTGAACAATTTGTAGTAACAGCGTGGTTTGATCATCAAATCAAGCTGAAATCAGCATTTCGTATTGCCAAAATTGTTCCTGAAGCTTAA
- a CDS encoding head maturation protease, ClpP-related yields the protein MEKFWKVKAIDHTMGEIQIYGEITSYKWDESDTTAKSFKEDLDRLGDIKTLNIYMNSPGGSVYEGNAIYNILKRHKAKINIHIDGIAASIASVIAMAGDTIFMPENTMMMIHNPWTFAMGNASDLRKEADDLDKAQESMMISYLAKAGEKLEKDKLIRMLDAETWLSAKECVEYGLCDVIEQEKNIAASFNRDFFAKYKNTPKNLLEIANKTTDSDISDEEKQVRQQLKEEAEVSIQKLNLILGGM from the coding sequence ATGGAGAAGTTTTGGAAAGTAAAAGCAATTGATCATACTATGGGTGAAATACAGATATACGGTGAGATCACATCGTATAAATGGGATGAATCAGACACAACAGCAAAAAGTTTTAAAGAGGATTTAGATCGTTTAGGTGACATAAAGACCTTAAACATTTATATGAATTCTCCTGGTGGATCGGTATATGAAGGGAATGCAATCTATAACATTTTAAAAAGACATAAAGCAAAAATAAATATTCATATTGATGGAATAGCAGCTAGTATCGCAAGTGTCATCGCAATGGCAGGTGATACTATTTTTATGCCCGAAAACACGATGATGATGATTCATAATCCTTGGACATTTGCTATGGGAAATGCATCTGATCTAAGAAAAGAAGCAGATGATTTAGATAAAGCTCAAGAGAGTATGATGATTTCTTATCTTGCGAAAGCAGGTGAGAAATTAGAAAAAGATAAGCTAATTCGGATGTTAGATGCTGAAACGTGGTTGTCTGCGAAAGAGTGTGTTGAGTATGGGTTATGTGATGTGATTGAGCAAGAAAAGAATATCGCTGCTAGTTTTAACCGTGATTTCTTTGCAAAATATAAAAACACACCTAAAAATCTACTAGAAATAGCAAATAAAACAACGGATTCGGACATTTCAGACGAAGAAAAACAGGTAAGACAACAGTTAAAAGAAGAAGCAGAAGTGAGTATTCAAAAATTAAATCTAATCCTTGGAGGGATGTAA
- a CDS encoding phage portal protein, with protein MRWINKIKSAINGAVSGWKGTGFDFSNWLGRTFWGTENAQLANNETIFSVVSRLSNSMASLPLKLHQNYDTVSNSASDVLMNSPNSYMSSFEFIRNMETMRNETGNAYAMIERDIRGQVSRLTPLISTYVEPIFDKDSGELWYKVIGSNKTYYFHNLDILHLKHIVGSGSLKGMNPIKVLTNTSDYDKAVRDFSLNEMQSASNSFILKYDANVDNEKRQKVIEDFKRFYQDNGGILFQEPGVEINEIQRKYIPADTFTSEKITRSRVANVFNVPVTFLNDTEGQSYSSSEQLMRVFVQLTLMPIVRQYEQEFDRKLLNEHERRNGHYFKFNVGALLRGDTAARAALYHNGLRNGWLSRDEVRRWEDLPPRGGKADELWVSGDMYPLEMDPSQRKGVKDNGEVLESKSN; from the coding sequence TTGAGGTGGATTAATAAGATTAAAAGCGCTATTAATGGCGCGGTTTCTGGTTGGAAAGGGACAGGTTTTGATTTTTCAAACTGGTTGGGACGTACTTTTTGGGGTACTGAAAATGCTCAATTAGCAAACAATGAAACCATTTTTAGCGTTGTATCTAGACTATCCAATAGTATGGCTTCACTGCCCTTGAAATTACATCAGAACTATGATACTGTGTCTAACTCAGCATCCGATGTATTAATGAATTCACCTAATTCATACATGAGTTCATTTGAGTTTATTCGAAATATGGAGACCATGAGAAATGAAACAGGAAATGCCTATGCAATGATTGAGAGAGATATTCGAGGGCAAGTTTCACGTCTCACTCCGTTAATCTCAACTTACGTTGAACCTATATTTGATAAAGACAGTGGCGAGTTATGGTACAAAGTTATTGGTAGTAACAAAACATACTATTTTCATAATCTAGATATCTTGCATTTAAAACATATTGTTGGATCTGGAAGTTTAAAAGGAATGAATCCTATAAAGGTCCTCACGAATACTAGTGATTATGATAAGGCTGTTCGTGATTTTAGTCTTAATGAAATGCAAAGTGCTTCAAACTCTTTCATCTTAAAATACGATGCGAATGTGGATAATGAAAAGCGTCAAAAAGTCATAGAAGATTTTAAACGTTTTTATCAAGACAATGGGGGTATTTTATTTCAAGAACCTGGTGTTGAGATCAATGAGATTCAAAGAAAGTACATTCCTGCAGATACGTTTACATCAGAAAAAATTACACGTTCACGTGTGGCCAATGTATTTAATGTACCAGTTACCTTTTTAAATGATACCGAGGGTCAAAGTTATTCGAGTAGTGAACAGTTAATGCGTGTGTTTGTTCAACTCACATTAATGCCTATTGTTCGTCAGTATGAGCAAGAATTTGACCGCAAGCTACTTAATGAACACGAGAGACGTAATGGTCATTATTTTAAATTTAATGTGGGAGCCTTGTTAAGAGGAGATACAGCAGCAAGAGCAGCATTATATCATAACGGACTACGAAATGGGTGGCTTAGCAGAGATGAAGTAAGACGTTGGGAAGACTTACCCCCACGTGGTGGTAAAGCAGATGAATTATGGGTGAGTGGAGATATGTATCCTTTGGAAATGGATCCATCACAACGAAAGGGGGTGAAGGATAATGGAGAAGTTTTGGAAAGTAAAAGCAATTGA
- a CDS encoding terminase large subunit, translating to MTTSKISNTGALNVLIKPAQSLLTTWYAEQVVSEKIVASKEVILACERHLNDLKRAKTSDFPYIFIEKIGHRPIRFIESFCKPSKGDFKQLILQPWQHFVLGSTYGWIHKDTGVRRFKECIIFVGRKNGKTTMISGTANYGCSKDHENGADVILLANSMKQAKLLFDESKKMIGSSPQLKKRFRTLRDAIHYDKTFSKIEPQATDSDKLDGLNTHLGIFDEIHEYKDYKLINVIKNSRGSRKQPLLIYITTAGYQLDGPLVDYYEQGVDVLNGLIEDERTFYYLASLDGESEFEKPEMWIKANPNLGISIHLQDMIEDWEKAKRIPAEKNDFITKRFNIFVKSDEQSYLDYQVIQRNHKIMGIETLKGMPCVGGFDLSESEDFTSVCLEFPLDSGEVFVLSHSWLPRKKVIANNEKIDYLGLSEQGLLTIVDEEYIKLELIYEWFVRHSEIYSIQKMMYDPAKAFRIIKDLENFGFKTEVVRQGALTLTPVLRDLEAMFIDGKVIFNQNKLFRWYINNVQLKKNDNGSWLPKKQGRYRKIDGFAAFLNAHSEVMKMMVAPKGNGDINVVSMSDLMK from the coding sequence ATGACGACTTCGAAGATTTCTAATACAGGGGCTCTCAATGTGCTCATAAAACCTGCTCAATCACTTCTAACTACTTGGTATGCAGAACAAGTTGTTTCTGAAAAAATAGTAGCCTCAAAAGAGGTTATTTTAGCTTGTGAGAGGCATTTAAATGACCTTAAAAGGGCAAAAACTAGCGATTTTCCATACATTTTTATAGAAAAAATAGGACATAGACCCATACGTTTTATTGAAAGTTTCTGCAAACCATCAAAAGGTGATTTTAAACAGTTAATACTTCAGCCTTGGCAACATTTTGTTTTAGGTTCCACGTATGGGTGGATTCACAAAGATACAGGCGTAAGAAGATTTAAAGAATGTATCATTTTTGTGGGCAGGAAAAACGGAAAGACTACTATGATCTCAGGAACCGCAAATTATGGTTGCAGTAAAGATCATGAGAACGGTGCAGACGTTATTTTATTAGCAAATTCAATGAAACAAGCTAAATTATTGTTTGATGAGTCTAAGAAAATGATTGGATCTTCACCTCAATTAAAGAAAAGGTTTAGGACATTAAGGGATGCTATTCATTATGATAAAACCTTTTCAAAAATAGAACCACAAGCAACGGATAGTGATAAATTGGATGGGTTGAATACTCACCTCGGTATTTTTGATGAAATCCATGAATATAAGGACTACAAATTAATCAATGTCATTAAAAACTCGAGAGGAAGCAGGAAACAACCTTTATTAATTTATATAACTACCGCTGGCTATCAGTTAGATGGACCGTTAGTAGATTATTATGAACAAGGTGTCGATGTATTGAATGGTCTTATAGAAGATGAACGAACCTTTTATTATCTTGCTAGTTTAGATGGTGAAAGCGAGTTTGAAAAACCTGAGATGTGGATCAAGGCTAATCCTAACCTCGGTATATCCATCCATTTACAAGATATGATCGAGGATTGGGAAAAAGCGAAACGTATTCCTGCAGAAAAGAATGACTTTATAACAAAGCGGTTTAATATATTTGTAAAATCAGATGAACAGTCCTATTTAGATTATCAGGTCATTCAACGAAATCATAAAATCATGGGTATTGAAACTTTAAAAGGAATGCCATGTGTTGGAGGTTTCGACCTTTCAGAATCAGAAGATTTCACAAGTGTCTGTCTTGAATTTCCTCTTGATTCAGGTGAGGTTTTTGTATTATCTCATTCTTGGTTACCTAGAAAAAAGGTAATAGCAAATAATGAGAAAATTGATTATTTAGGGTTATCAGAACAAGGTCTTTTGACCATTGTTGATGAGGAATACATCAAGTTGGAACTTATATATGAATGGTTTGTGAGACATTCTGAGATTTACTCTATCCAAAAAATGATGTATGATCCGGCCAAAGCATTTAGAATCATTAAGGACCTTGAGAATTTTGGCTTTAAAACTGAAGTAGTTAGACAAGGAGCTTTGACTTTAACCCCTGTTTTAAGAGATTTAGAAGCTATGTTTATTGATGGAAAAGTAATATTTAATCAAAATAAGCTATTCAGATGGTACATTAATAACGTGCAGTTAAAGAAAAATGATAATGGAAGTTGGTTGCCTAAAAAGCAAGGTCGCTACCGTAAAATTGACGGTTTTGCGGCCTTTTTAAATGCGCATTCAGAAGTGATGAAAATGATGGTGGCTCCAAAAGGAAACGGAGATATTAATGTGGTATCAATGAGTGACCTAATGAAGTAA
- a CDS encoding phage terminase small subunit P27 family, producing the protein MAVPTAKKIREYLGDSYEESDEELIKIYIETHQFYRRLQKEVKNSNLMYKHTNKAGATNLIKNPLSIELTKTVQTLNNLLKSLGLTPAQRKKVVNEEDDDFEDF; encoded by the coding sequence ATGGCTGTACCTACTGCTAAAAAAATACGTGAATATTTAGGTGATTCTTACGAAGAATCTGATGAGGAATTAATTAAAATTTATATTGAAACACATCAATTCTATAGGAGATTGCAAAAGGAAGTGAAGAACTCTAATTTGATGTATAAACACACGAATAAAGCAGGGGCTACTAACCTTATCAAAAACCCCCTATCCATTGAGCTGACTAAGACGGTGCAAACTTTGAACAACCTTTTAAAGTCGCTTGGATTAACTCCAGCTCAACGTAAGAAAGTGGTGAATGAGGAAGATGACGACTTCGAAGATTTCTAA